CCACATCATATGTTCTTTTTAGGATTTAGAGCTTATCTATTTTAAAATATATAGGCGTTTGATTAATTATGAATTACATAACACTTTTGTTTTTATATGGTAATATCAATATAAAACATCCAGGAGGATTTCAGTTGGTTAAAAACTTACCTTTATTAATGGCTATCTTACTTATAGGAGTAAGCTCTTCTCTTATAAGCGGAAGCATAAACTTATCTGGAAGTATAGAATGGATATTTTTTATTATTAGCCTTATTGCTAATATTACTGCCGTGATTGGTCTTTCTTTACACGTATTCCTTTACCTTCCTATGAAAAAAGCTGAGAAAAATCTAAAAGAAACGTTTAAATGAATATAAGCAAAAGAAGCAGATTTCTTATGAGAAGTCTGCTTCCTTTGTCAGCTTGTATTAAACTTGTTTTTTTCGACTTCTTTACACCAAAAGATGCATATAGCTCTTTATTCGGAAGGAGATGGAAATCTTGCTGCTTCGAAATGCGACACATTTTCTGTTGTGACAATTGTGCCGTCAACATTACTTTCCGCGAAGACTTCAACTCGATCTCCTTTTTCTAAATTGTAAATAGTAGAGACCGATACTACGTTAACAAATATAGTGTTTCCACCAAAGAAATCGTTATCAATTGCGATAACCGCCGTGCCGTTGACACGAATTTCTACGCGCGCTCGATAATCGACAGTCGTATCATTAGGAAGAAATCCAATTGTAGCAACAAGGGAATATACGCCATCTTTTTTGGGGCGAAAAACAGACGTAACGGGATTGTATTCATTTGCTAAATCAAACTGTTTAAACTGATAGGAAACTTTTACAGACGTGTTTGCTGATACTGGCTGATTTGTAAGGTTAAGAGCACGAAACGCTGAGTCTCTTGTATTTCCTTGCTTGTCTTGTGGACAAGAACTATGGTGATGTTTCTTAGAAGAATAAGATCTTTCTACATGATATTTATCATCTTTTTTAATCGTAATCATCCTTTCTTTGTGTGTCTATCTATTTTATTCATTCGCAGGAAAAATGCTTGGATGCTTGTTCTTTGACTCATAATTTTTAATAGAGGAAACGATAGATTTCTGAATTTCCCACAAAAAAACACCTTCTCATTTGAGAAGGTGTTTTGCAATTAACCTACAATATTATAACCAGCGTCCACGTGTACGATTTCTCCCGTTACGCCGCGTGAAAGGTGGCTCAGTAATACAACCGTCATGTCGCCAACTTCTGCTTGCGTTACGTTACGCTTAAGAGGTGCTTTTTCTTCAACATGGTGAAGAATTTGGTTAAAGTCAGAAATGCCTTTCGCTGCAAGTGTACGAATTGGGCCTGCTGAAATCGCATTTACGCGGATATTGTCTTTCCCTAAGTCTAATGCTAAGTATTTTACTGAAGACTCAAGCGCTGCTTTTGCTACGCCCATTACGTTATAGCCTTCAACTGCGCGCTCTGCACCAAGATAGCTCATCGCTACAAGAGAACCGCCTTCTGTCATAAGAGGTTTCGCTGCTTTCGCTACGGCGATAAATGAATAAGCGCTTGTATCTTGAGCAAATGCATATCCGCTTCTTGATGTATTGATGAACTCACCGTTTAAATCTTCTGAGTGAGCAAACGCAACAGAGTGAATCACTCCGTGAACTGTGCCTGCTTCTTCTCCGATTTTTTTGAAAGCTGCTTCAATACTTTCGTCGCTGTTTACGTCACATTCAGCAATTAATGATGCTTGAATTTCATTTTTTTCTAAAAGCTTGTTCAATTTTCCTAGTGAACGTTCTTTACGGTATGTAAAAATTAAGTTTGCTCCTACTTGATGAAGGGCTTTTGCAACACCCCAAGCAATACTTCTGTCGTTGGCAACTCCCATAATCACAATGTTCTTGTTCTTTAATTGTAATAAATCTTCCATATTATCCTCCAAAAAAAATTAGTCATCAATGATGACTAATAGGTAATTGTATAGCTTTATTATAGCACAAAGATGCTCTTAGTTCCTAAGAGTCTTATGAATTAACCGATTTTGCTTTATAAATAATCTCTTACTTGTCCGAATTTTGCAGCCATGCTTGCGTTGTTTCAGCAAATTTTTTAGCTGCAGGTGAAAGATGATAACGAGTAGCTAGACCAATTGAACGGTAGCTGTCCACTTGAAATGGAATCGCACGCAGCTCTTGCGGGATAGAATCCAAAAGCATTTCAGGTAAAATGCTAATGCCTAAGTGATACGTAATCATCGATAGGATAGCACTTTCATCCATTAATTCAAAGCGAATTTCAGGCTGAAGCCCCTGTTCTTCAAACAATTGCTTAATATCATGATATCCGCCGTATGTCGGCATAATAAACGGTTCTTTCTCTAAATCTTTAAATGAAACGTTTTTTTGATGATACAAAGCACTTTGATTTGATACGACACACAGCAGCGGGTCTTTTTTTAAAGGGATAATATGAAATTGACTTGAATGCGTAATGTTAATAAAACCGCAGTCTATTTCTCCACTTAGCAGCCACTGTTCAATTTCAAGATAATCGCCTTCTTTTAGCTGAATTTGAATGGCCGGATAGCTTTTTTCCATCAGCTGAATAATTTCGGGGAGCCACTTGGTGGATACGCTTTTAAAAATCCCAACTTTAATCGTTCCTTTTGCAAGACCTAAGAGACTGGCTGCTTCTTGATGAACTTTTTCACTTTCTTGCAGCACTTTCCGAATGGCAAGAAGCATCGTTTCGCCTTCTGTTGTTAAGGTAATACCTGATCTGTTTCGATTCACAAGCGAAAATCCAAATTCTGTTTCGAGATTTGTAATGGCATGACTGACCGCTGACTGCGTGAGTGCCAGCGCATCTGCCGCTTTTGTAAAGCTTTTCACTTCAGCTACTTTGTTTAAAATTTCATATTTCACTAAGCTCATTTTATCCCGCCTTAATATGAATTTAATTCATGTTCATCATTATAAAGATTCATTTTATTAATATCAAATTCCTTTGTATACTGTGAGTACATCATAAACAATGGAGGGTTGAACGTGAGTTACCGCACGCGAGCAAATATGATGATGGTTGGTGTAAATGTATTTTGGGGCATGTCGTACGTGTTTATGAAAATGGGGCTGGGTTCGCTCGGGTCATTTACTATCATTGCACTCAGATGTTTAATTGCTTTTTTGATTGCCGGACTGTTTTTCTATAAGCCTTTACTACATATCACGCGCAAAACGATTTTATCATCAGCTATTTTAGGCTTTTTACTATTTTCCGTTTTTTCGTTTGTCACGTTTGGCGTCAGCATGACGTCTGCTTCAAATGCCGGATTTCTTGTCAGTTTAACGGTCATTTTTGTTCCGTTGCTCAACTGTTTGTTAGTAAAGAAGCTTCCTTCTTGGCCGATTGGACTTGGAGTTATTGTTACCCTAACCGGTATAGGTGTGTTAACTTTAAAGCACTCCTTTCATATGAATACTGGTGATGTACTTTGCATCGGAACGGCGCTATGTTATGCCATTCATATTACCTTGACCGGCACGTTTACGAAAAATGAAAATCCAATTGCACTCGGCATTTTACAGCTAGGGTTTGCTGGATTATTTGCACTGACTTGCAGCTTTTTATTTGAACACCCCAGCATTCCAACTACGTTATCATCATGGATTGCGATTTTAGGTCTTGGCGTTCTTTGCAGCGCGATTGGATTCATTTGTCAAGCCATTGCGCTGCGCTACACAACTCCTACTCACACAGGACTTATTTTTGCAACAGAGCCTATTTTTGCTGCGCTGTTTGCCGTTCTCTTTTTGCATGAGCTGTTTACGCTTAAAGACCTTGTTGGTTCTATTATTGTGATTGCGGGGATTTTAATTGCTCAATTAGACGATTTGCTATTTAAAAAAAGAGTTCATTACCAAGAGACTTTGCCAAAGTAAAAGCCGCTAGATAAGAACCTAGCGGCTTTTGTTATGAAGCTAAGATATAAGATTTCTTATAGCAGCCCCAACACTATTTCCACTTTTCTTTTAATAGATGCTAGTATTTTTCAGACTACCTTGCTATTCTATATAAAAAAGTACGTCTAGGTGAACGACTGTGAAGCTTATTAAACGAATACTTTCAACTATTATTTCATCGATATGCGGCGGTGTGGTTTGCATCGAAATATTTGAATTAAATTCCCTTGGCTATACAAGTATAGTAGATTATTTATCGACTTTGCTTATTGGTGTGTATCTTACCGCTCCATTTATTATTATAGTAGGCATCCCTTGTTCAATAGCTATAGCAAACATCATGAAATACATAGCTTCATTTAAAATATTAATTGAACTAATCCTATATCTTCTTTTCGGTATCGTGGGAGCACTCGCCGTATTAACTTTATTTTTGCTAAGTGACGGAATATCGGCTTTTAGTCTCTTTCCGCGAATCCTTATTGTAACGTTGAGCTGCTCATTGCCGTTTGGGTTATCTTCTATACTCATAAACAAGCTATCTAAAAAGACGGTCTATTATACATAGACCGTCTTTTTAGATGCTTTGCTACAGACACATCGCTATCGTTCATTACACTAACCGATATGATTTTGCATAAAGGCTAAGCTTATACCTCATATGTATAAAACTTTTTATCTACGTTCATCACTGGGAAATTTGCAGGCAGCTTTTCTTTTTCTATATGTTGAAATCCATTTTTCTCATAAAATCGATGCGCAGCCCTATATTGTAACGTCGTTCCTAAGTATATTCTTTCCACTTCCCTCTCTTTTGCCCACGCGATGGCTGTATGCAATAAACGGTGAGCTGTTTTGAAGGTGGCTCCTCTATAAGGTTTGGCTACAAACATTTTCCGTAGCGCTACTTGACGGTGTCCAATGTCTATTAAAGCTACGCTTCCTACTGCTTTTTCGTTGCAAACAGCAACCCAAAAGTTTCCGTTGCCCTGTTGATAAAAGCTTTCGATTTTAAATAAATCGGGCTGATCTTTCTCCGTTATTGGAATGTGATATTCTTGCTGCTGAATAGGAAGAATTAAGTCCACTACTTCTTGTTGATACTTACTAGCATATGGCTGAATGATGATACTTTCACTCAAAACCTCCACCGCCTCTAATCAGTTTACTCCACCTTATTTTTGACTGTTTTTAATACTGCACAACCTATGTTCATTATAAAACCAATTACGGCACCTGCAAGAATCGATATCACACCTACAGCGATAAAATCGCCTTTAGTCGGCTGAAATAAATTCATGGAAAGCAGACCAAACATAAAAAGCATTGGAATAAGATAACTCAGCATCTTTTTCAACTTAGCACCTCATTTCCTTATTTCTATAAACCCTGTAACCATTTTATCGTATATTAATTTCCTATTTATTACAATCTTTATCTTCTTTCATGTTTTTATCAAAGAAATGAAAAAAAGTGCCTGCCTCTCGTTCCTTAGTAATTGAGAGACGGGCACTTTTTTATAAAACATGACTCGTTGCTTGTAAAAAGAACTGAGACTGTTCGTAGTTATATGTCACTTTTGAAAAGTCAAACGGCTGGCCGTTCGCTAAATGAAAAAGTGTTTCAATAAATAATTTAGGATCGCCTTCTTTTAATCCTAAGTACTTTGCTTCTTCTTCGTTCAGCTTGCCGACGTGAAGATATAGATCAGAAAACCCGATTTTTAAGCCAAGGCCTTCTTTAATGTAATGAAAAATAGACTGAGAAACAATTTCGTTATTTAAGTACGTAACGATGGACTTATTATAAAACGATTCTTCCAGACAAAGCGTCTGGCCGTTAATATACCGTACTCTTTTTACATAATAGACGTCGCTATTTTCTTCTATGTTTAAATTTAACGCCGCTTCTTGCGTCGGTTTCCGTACATCTAGCTCAATTACTTCCGACGTTAACTGAAAATCTTCAAGTTCACTTGTAAATCCTTGATTGGAAAGCAAGCCAATATATCCTTTTCGTTTATGACGACGGACAAAAATGCCGCTTCCTCTTACTTGAAAAACAACGCCTTTTTTCTCTAATAGATCTAAGGCCTTTGTTACCGTACTTTTACTCGCCTCAAATTGTGCCATCAGCGTTTCTAATACCGGCAGCTTGTCTCCTTGCTGAAGCTTGTGTTCTTCAATATAGGTTTCAATTTCAATTGCAATTTGTTGGTATTTGATCATAGCTATACCTCTTTACTGAATTTGTCTCAAGAATAACACGATTATACCATAATCTAACTCCATCCCATAAACTTAAATTATTTATTGATTATTATTTTATTTGGGTATTGATAAATTGTATCGGTACAATTATACTGAAAGCGTATACTCAACAAGGGGGTTGAACATATGGGAGGGAAAATTAGAGATTATCACAAGCTTGCAGCAGATATTTTAGATGCAGTAGGTGACGAAGAAAATATCGTAAGCGCTACACGCTGTGCTACGAGGCTGCGAATTGTATTAAAGCGCTCGAAGCCAGAAGCCAAACGTAAGGTGTCTTCTATGGCTGGTGTCATTACGGTTGTTGAAAACAGCGGGCAGTTTCAAGTCGTTATTGGACAGCACGTAGGAGACGTTTATGAAGAATTTGCTAGTTTAGTAAATTTGGATACAGCAGAGGAGCAAACTGAAAACAAAGGCACGATTTTAAACCGTGTGATTGCTACAATGTCCGCTGTGTTTGCACCATTTGTATATATCTTAGCAGCGGCAGGAATTTTACAGGGGTCGTTAATCTTAATTAATTTGTTTTCGGATAGCTTTGCCAAAACGGGCACCTATCAAGTATTAAGCTTTATTTCGTGGGCACCGTTTGTTTTTTTACCTATCTTTATTGCCATCACAGCATCCAAGCATTTTAAAACCAACACCTACATCGCAGTGGCGTGCTGTGCCGCATTAGTCAGTCCAACATGGGCAGAAATGGCGGCCAAAATTGCCGATGGAAGCAGCATTTCGTTTTTAGGTCTTCCCTTATCCGAAACGATCTATACTTCTTCTGTTTTACCGCCTTTATTTTTAGTATGGATTTTGTCTTACCTTGAAAGGTTCCTAAACAAGAGCATTCATGAAGTGGTTAGACCGCTGTTTGTTCCGTTTTTATGTATGGTGATTATGGTTCCTATAACGATTTTACTCATTGGTCCCGTTACAACGATGGGAGCTAACGGAATCGCTCACGGCTATAACTTTTTAGCTGAAAACGTACCTGCCTTAGCTGGAGCAATCATTGGTGGCTTCTGGCAAATTGTTGTCATCTTTGGAGTACATTGGGGAATTACGCCGATGGTGCTTGCAAACTTTGATTTAAACGGCAGAGATTCATTTCAAGCGTATCAAACAATTGCCGTAGTAGCTCAAGTTGGAGCGGTGCTTGGGGTTATTTTAAAAGCAAAAAGCCAAGAAGCACGTAAAGTAAGCGTATCAGCCGGAATAACAGGATTATTTGGTATTACAGAGCCAGCTATCTACGGCGTAAACTTACGTTTTAAAAAGCCGTTTATCTTTGGATGCGTTTCAGGTGCTATTGGTGCCGTTGTAGCAAGTTTCTTTCACCCATATTACTTTGCTTACGCAGGATTGCCTGGACCGTTGACCATTGTAAACGGCATCAGCCAAGACTATCCGATGTCAATCTGGGGAATTTTAATTGGATGTGCTATTGCGATTATTCTTCCAGTTGTGCTTATTCAAGTATTCGGCTACGGAGAAGACGCAGCAAAAGAAGCTGCTGCTGCTGCTCCTTTAAACGAAGTAGCTGTCAGCAACCCGAACGAAAATGAAGAAACGATCAGCGCACCGTTTAGTGGGAAAGTTATCCCACTTTCTAGCGTACCGGACGAAGTATTCAGCTCAGGTGCGATGGGAGAAGGATTAGCGATTGATCCTTCAGATAACAAGCTTTATGCACCTTTTGACGGAACGGTAGTCATGGTAGCGCCAACAAAGCATGCTATCGGCCTTCGTTCAGAATACGGCGTTGAGCTGCTTGTTCATATTGGATTAGATACCGTTACGTTAGACGGCAAGCCGTTTACCCTGCACGTAGAAGACGGTGTAAAGTTTAAAAAAGGCGATTTACTAATTGAATTTGATAAAGAATTTATTGAAACACAAGGGTTACAAACGATTACACCGGTTATTATCACAAATTCAAACGCTTACCGAGAAGTAATCGTTGAAGATGTTGAAAATAGCGGACTAAATCAAACATTATTTACCGTAGTGAAATAAGGAGGAACTAACAATGACAAAAATGCCAAAAGATTTTTTATGGGGCGGCGCATTAGCAGCTCATCAATTTGAAGGTGGATGGAACCAAGGTGGAAAAGGACCGAGCGTAGTAGACGTTATGACTGCAGGTGCGCACGGTGTACCGCGACAAATCACTGAAACAGTGGAAGATGATAAATTTTATCCAAATCACGAAGCGATTGATTTTTATCACCGCTACAAAGAAGATATCGCACTGTTTGCAGAAATGGGCTTAAAATGTTTGCGAACGTCTATCGGCTGGAGCCGTATTTTCCCTAAAGGCGATGAAGCTGAGCCAAACAAAGAAGGACTAAAATTTTACGACGATGTATTTGATGAACTGTTAAAGCACGGGATTGAACCGGTTATTACGCTGTCTCACTTTGAAATGCCTCTGCATTTAGCTCGAGAATACGGCGGATTTAGAAGCCGAAAAGTGGTAGATTGCTTTGTGAAATTCGCTGAAGTTTGTTTCGACCGCTACAAAGACAAAGTCACGTACTGGATGACGTTTAATGAAATCAACAATAAAATGGACGTAAACAATCCTCTATTTCTATGGACGAACTCAGGCGTTTCTGTAAAGCCTGGTGAAAATGCAAAAGAAGTGATGTATCAAGCGGGACATCATGAACTTTTAGCAAGCGCTCTTGCCGTATCAAAAGGAAAAGAAATTAATCCAGATTTCCAAATCGGAGCAATGGTGTCACATGTGCCAATTTATCCGTATTCTTCAAACCCTGAAGACGTGATGTTAGCAGAAGAAACAATGAGACAGCGCTACTTCTTCCCTGACGTTCAAGTTCGCGGCTATTACCCGAGCTACGCGTTAAAAGAATTCGAACGAGAAGGCTATCACATTCCGTTTGAAGAAGGTGACGAAGAAATTTTACGAGACGGAAAAGTAGATTATTTAGGCTTCAGCTATTACATGTCCACAACGGTTAAAAGCGACGTTGAAGCTGATAATACGGGTGATATCGTAAACGGCGGATTGCCAAACGGCGTACCAAACCCTTATATCAAATCAAGCGATTGGGGCTGGTCGATCGATCCAACGGGCTTGCGCTATACGTTAAATCGTTTCTACGACCGCTATCAAATTCCGCTATTCATTGTAGAAAACGGATTTGGCGCCATCGATACGGTTGAAGCAGACGGTTCCATTCATGACGCATCGCGAATTGAATATTTAAAATCGCACATCGAAGCGTTAGAAAAGGCCGTAACGTACGATGGTGTTGATTTAATGGGCTACACGCCGTGGGGAATTATTGATATTGTTTCCTTTACAACAGGCGAAATGAAAAAACGATACGGGATGATTTATGTCGACCGTGACAACGAAGGAAACGGATCGATGGAGCGCTACAAAAAAGATTCTTTTGACTGGTATAAACATGTGATTGAAACAAACGGTGAAGAACTGTAAGAAATCAGAAAAGCCGGGTTCCTGCGTGAAGACACAGGAAACCGGCTTTTTTAAATGTAAAAATAAATGCAAATACGTTATCTCGGTTTATCTACTAGCTGCGTTTGCGCAATTTCTGTTTGCTTAATTCCCGCTCGTTGAATTTCATCCGCAAACGATTCATGCTTCAGCGTTTTAATTACCTTTTCGCTTCCATCTCGAAGAGTATACACTCTAAATTCATACATACTCTGCCCTCTCCTTTAAGCTATGATTGATGCGATACATTAGATGCGGTCCTATTAAAAGCAACTCATAATAGAGATAACTTTTTCTCTTCTTTACTTTACCCACTTTTTGGGAAACTAGACAAAGAGATTTGCTCTGACGCGATAAAAGACACACAAAAAGCCTTTGCGGCAAGCAAAGGCTAATATCTATCTCATGAGTTATTGTTCAAAGATGGTTCCTTTTTTGAACTTTGACTGTTTAAAAGCAAATTTCGTTAAAAGAATATACGCAACTCCTGCGACTACTACTCCTATAATCCAGCCTAAATCAACTTCAATAAACGCAGCACCTGCACCGATGAGCATCGCAAGCAAAGCGCATGGATTGTAGCCGGAAAATGGCCCTTTTTCTTGATACAATTCCTCTACATTCACTTTTTGCTTCCGTAAAATATAGTAATCGACTAGTAAAATAGAAACAATCGGCCCTAAAAAAGCAGAGTAAATCAAAATGAACAAACCAAGACCTGCAGCTGATGAATCTTGAACAAGCACCCAAGGGAACGAGCAAAAGGCAAGCAGCCCGGTAATCGTAACCGCTACTTTATAGTTTGCTTTTG
The genomic region above belongs to Priestia megaterium and contains:
- a CDS encoding complement C1q domain-containing protein yields the protein MITIKKDDKYHVERSYSSKKHHHSSCPQDKQGNTRDSAFRALNLTNQPVSANTSVKVSYQFKQFDLANEYNPVTSVFRPKKDGVYSLVATIGFLPNDTTVDYRARVEIRVNGTAVIAIDNDFFGGNTIFVNVVSVSTIYNLEKGDRVEVFAESNVDGTIVTTENVSHFEAARFPSPSE
- the fabI gene encoding enoyl-ACP reductase FabI → MEDLLQLKNKNIVIMGVANDRSIAWGVAKALHQVGANLIFTYRKERSLGKLNKLLEKNEIQASLIAECDVNSDESIEAAFKKIGEEAGTVHGVIHSVAFAHSEDLNGEFINTSRSGYAFAQDTSAYSFIAVAKAAKPLMTEGGSLVAMSYLGAERAVEGYNVMGVAKAALESSVKYLALDLGKDNIRVNAISAGPIRTLAAKGISDFNQILHHVEEKAPLKRNVTQAEVGDMTVVLLSHLSRGVTGEIVHVDAGYNIVG
- a CDS encoding LysR family transcriptional regulator — its product is MSLVKYEILNKVAEVKSFTKAADALALTQSAVSHAITNLETEFGFSLVNRNRSGITLTTEGETMLLAIRKVLQESEKVHQEAASLLGLAKGTIKVGIFKSVSTKWLPEIIQLMEKSYPAIQIQLKEGDYLEIEQWLLSGEIDCGFINITHSSQFHIIPLKKDPLLCVVSNQSALYHQKNVSFKDLEKEPFIMPTYGGYHDIKQLFEEQGLQPEIRFELMDESAILSMITYHLGISILPEMLLDSIPQELRAIPFQVDSYRSIGLATRYHLSPAAKKFAETTQAWLQNSDK
- a CDS encoding DMT family transporter, which encodes MSYRTRANMMMVGVNVFWGMSYVFMKMGLGSLGSFTIIALRCLIAFLIAGLFFYKPLLHITRKTILSSAILGFLLFSVFSFVTFGVSMTSASNAGFLVSLTVIFVPLLNCLLVKKLPSWPIGLGVIVTLTGIGVLTLKHSFHMNTGDVLCIGTALCYAIHITLTGTFTKNENPIALGILQLGFAGLFALTCSFLFEHPSIPTTLSSWIAILGLGVLCSAIGFICQAIALRYTTPTHTGLIFATEPIFAALFAVLFLHELFTLKDLVGSIIVIAGILIAQLDDLLFKKRVHYQETLPK
- a CDS encoding GNAT family N-acetyltransferase, with translation MSESIIIQPYASKYQQEVVDLILPIQQQEYHIPITEKDQPDLFKIESFYQQGNGNFWVAVCNEKAVGSVALIDIGHRQVALRKMFVAKPYRGATFKTAHRLLHTAIAWAKEREVERIYLGTTLQYRAAHRFYEKNGFQHIEKEKLPANFPVMNVDKKFYTYEV
- a CDS encoding GntR family transcriptional regulator; its protein translation is MIKYQQIAIEIETYIEEHKLQQGDKLPVLETLMAQFEASKSTVTKALDLLEKKGVVFQVRGSGIFVRRHKRKGYIGLLSNQGFTSELEDFQLTSEVIELDVRKPTQEAALNLNIEENSDVYYVKRVRYINGQTLCLEESFYNKSIVTYLNNEIVSQSIFHYIKEGLGLKIGFSDLYLHVGKLNEEEAKYLGLKEGDPKLFIETLFHLANGQPFDFSKVTYNYEQSQFFLQATSHVL
- a CDS encoding beta-glucoside-specific PTS transporter subunit IIABC, which translates into the protein MGGKIRDYHKLAADILDAVGDEENIVSATRCATRLRIVLKRSKPEAKRKVSSMAGVITVVENSGQFQVVIGQHVGDVYEEFASLVNLDTAEEQTENKGTILNRVIATMSAVFAPFVYILAAAGILQGSLILINLFSDSFAKTGTYQVLSFISWAPFVFLPIFIAITASKHFKTNTYIAVACCAALVSPTWAEMAAKIADGSSISFLGLPLSETIYTSSVLPPLFLVWILSYLERFLNKSIHEVVRPLFVPFLCMVIMVPITILLIGPVTTMGANGIAHGYNFLAENVPALAGAIIGGFWQIVVIFGVHWGITPMVLANFDLNGRDSFQAYQTIAVVAQVGAVLGVILKAKSQEARKVSVSAGITGLFGITEPAIYGVNLRFKKPFIFGCVSGAIGAVVASFFHPYYFAYAGLPGPLTIVNGISQDYPMSIWGILIGCAIAIILPVVLIQVFGYGEDAAKEAAAAAPLNEVAVSNPNENEETISAPFSGKVIPLSSVPDEVFSSGAMGEGLAIDPSDNKLYAPFDGTVVMVAPTKHAIGLRSEYGVELLVHIGLDTVTLDGKPFTLHVEDGVKFKKGDLLIEFDKEFIETQGLQTITPVIITNSNAYREVIVEDVENSGLNQTLFTVVK
- the bglA gene encoding 6-phospho-beta-glucosidase BglA, which produces MTKMPKDFLWGGALAAHQFEGGWNQGGKGPSVVDVMTAGAHGVPRQITETVEDDKFYPNHEAIDFYHRYKEDIALFAEMGLKCLRTSIGWSRIFPKGDEAEPNKEGLKFYDDVFDELLKHGIEPVITLSHFEMPLHLAREYGGFRSRKVVDCFVKFAEVCFDRYKDKVTYWMTFNEINNKMDVNNPLFLWTNSGVSVKPGENAKEVMYQAGHHELLASALAVSKGKEINPDFQIGAMVSHVPIYPYSSNPEDVMLAEETMRQRYFFPDVQVRGYYPSYALKEFEREGYHIPFEEGDEEILRDGKVDYLGFSYYMSTTVKSDVEADNTGDIVNGGLPNGVPNPYIKSSDWGWSIDPTGLRYTLNRFYDRYQIPLFIVENGFGAIDTVEADGSIHDASRIEYLKSHIEALEKAVTYDGVDLMGYTPWGIIDIVSFTTGEMKKRYGMIYVDRDNEGNGSMERYKKDSFDWYKHVIETNGEEL